From the Candidatus Paracaedimonas acanthamoebae genome, one window contains:
- a CDS encoding MFS transporter, protein MTLPQKKSPSQVSKIDFLPWKIWACGSFFYFFQFILRISPSIITEDLMRHFNVQSYALGILSAFFYNAYALMQVPIGMIVDRFGPRKILALSCFTTVIGTLIFSMAQTLTVASFGRLLIGAGSACALLGSIKLITLWFPPQRVGRLIGLTIFLGTLGASIGGAPLAFLIEKTTWKISFFLLAALGLCLTITIWFVVKDKNPEENPWNRSLNPGLEGASLLKGLLITIRMPKIWIIAVYSALMYVPIAAFADLWGIPFMREMYNLDRPVAASVISMIFIGAAIGSPISTFLSDHYKTRLWPMTIAAIGSSLVYVTIIYVPNIPLSVMYILLFLAGIFYSGKILSFASICDIVPHSVSGVAIGFANMTVMLSGVICLPLIGGLLDQFWQGKITNGLPDYTLGEWRFALMPIPFSILIALLLLKFIPETFPEDLKKPLHSAPLE, encoded by the coding sequence ATGACTCTTCCTCAAAAAAAATCTCCTTCTCAAGTTTCAAAAATTGATTTTCTCCCGTGGAAAATTTGGGCGTGTGGAAGCTTTTTCTACTTTTTTCAATTTATTTTGCGCATTTCTCCTAGCATTATAACCGAAGATCTTATGCGGCATTTCAATGTTCAAAGTTATGCTCTAGGCATTCTCTCTGCTTTTTTCTATAATGCCTACGCTTTAATGCAAGTCCCGATAGGAATGATTGTTGATCGTTTTGGGCCTCGCAAAATCCTTGCTTTATCTTGTTTTACAACGGTCATTGGTACTTTGATATTTTCAATGGCGCAGACCCTTACTGTAGCTTCTTTTGGGCGCCTTTTAATTGGAGCAGGCTCTGCTTGTGCCCTCTTGGGTAGTATTAAATTAATTACCTTATGGTTTCCTCCTCAACGCGTAGGACGACTTATTGGATTAACTATTTTCTTAGGAACATTAGGCGCAAGTATAGGCGGCGCTCCCTTAGCTTTTCTCATAGAAAAAACCACTTGGAAAATTTCTTTTTTCCTTCTTGCGGCTCTAGGACTCTGTTTAACCATTACCATATGGTTTGTTGTAAAAGACAAAAATCCAGAAGAAAATCCTTGGAATCGCTCTCTAAATCCAGGACTTGAAGGCGCCTCTCTTCTCAAAGGATTATTAATAACTATTCGAATGCCTAAAATATGGATTATCGCTGTTTATAGTGCCTTAATGTATGTTCCTATTGCTGCGTTTGCAGATTTGTGGGGCATCCCTTTCATGAGAGAAATGTATAACTTAGATCGCCCCGTCGCAGCCTCCGTTATCTCTATGATTTTTATTGGGGCCGCCATAGGATCTCCGATTAGCACTTTTCTTTCAGACCATTATAAAACTCGTCTCTGGCCTATGACGATCGCTGCCATTGGCTCTTCTCTTGTATATGTGACTATTATTTACGTACCTAATATCCCTCTCAGCGTTATGTACATCCTTCTTTTTCTTGCTGGTATATTCTACTCAGGAAAGATTCTTTCCTTTGCTTCAATTTGCGATATTGTCCCTCATTCTGTGAGTGGGGTTGCGATAGGCTTTGCAAATATGACCGTAATGCTGAGTGGTGTCATTTGCCTCCCTCTTATTGGTGGACTTTTAGATCAATTCTGGCAAGGCAAGATCACAAATGGGCTTCCTGATTATACCTTAGGAGAATGGCGATTTGCTCTCATGCCGATTCCGTTCAGTATACTAATTGCTCTTCTCCTTTTGAAATTTATCCCTGAAACTTTTCCCGAAGATCTGAAAAAGCCCCTTCATTCTGCTCCTCTTGAATAA
- a CDS encoding co-chaperone GroES, translating into MKFKPLHDRVLVRRMEQESKTAGGIIIPDTAKEKPIEGEVLAVGSGICDESGKVRPLDVKVGDRIVFGKWSGTEVKVEGEELLILKESDIFGILAA; encoded by the coding sequence ATGAAATTTAAACCACTCCACGATCGCGTGCTTGTAAGACGCATGGAACAAGAATCAAAAACTGCAGGTGGGATTATCATTCCTGATACAGCAAAAGAAAAACCAATTGAAGGTGAAGTTCTTGCTGTTGGTTCTGGCATTTGCGATGAGTCCGGTAAAGTAAGACCTCTCGATGTTAAGGTTGGGGATCGTATTGTTTTTGGCAAATGGTCTGGAACTGAAGTTAAAGTTGAAGGCGAAGAGCTTTTGATTCTTAAAGAATCTGATATTTTTGGCATTCTTGCCGCTTAA